A window of the Vicinamibacteria bacterium genome harbors these coding sequences:
- a CDS encoding GntR family transcriptional regulator: MISIDLDSPVPLAEQVRAGVRQAIAHGSVTPGQSLPTVRQLAADLGVNMNTVARAYRLLEADGLVRTVRGRGTLVRSAREDPDVAQRSLRERIGRSIRELVSDARLAGLTRNELESMLREETRVVWSKE, encoded by the coding sequence ATGATCTCGATCGACCTGGATTCACCCGTTCCTCTGGCGGAGCAGGTTCGTGCGGGTGTTCGACAGGCGATCGCCCACGGCAGCGTGACTCCGGGACAGTCTCTGCCCACCGTGCGCCAGCTCGCGGCCGACCTTGGCGTGAACATGAACACGGTGGCCCGGGCTTACCGGTTGCTGGAGGCCGATGGCCTGGTCCGAACGGTTCGAGGACGGGGGACGCTGGTGCGTTCCGCCCGGGAAGACCCCGATGTGGCCCAGCGAAGCCTTCGTGAACGCATCGGGCGGTCGATCCGAGAGTTGGTGTCCGACGCCCGACTCGCGGGACTGACTCGCAATGAGCTGGAGTCGATGCTTCGCGAGGAGACTCGGGTCGTATGGTCGAAGGAGTAA
- a CDS encoding phosphatase PAP2 family protein → MTSRYRTDDVIVVYLIVTAFLAAVYRVNLPQWEMVLLIHIVGACLLYGLRFLPERLPVGVRFLRDWYPVMIFPLLYKEVERFASVVGNWGLTDILVNIEVATFRGHPSLYLSEALPYIPLSEYLHFCYFAYLLLVPLVGGRWYFGGRKQAFDELLWLVSVTFASSYLFYILFPVDSPFYRFDPLETPLRGSFFYELVHFVSERGGARGGAFPSSHVSISTVVLLEAFRHERRLFAWLLPVYLGLVTATVYGRFHYAVDVLGGWLLAAAVVGLSVAIQPRRSGSSRACP, encoded by the coding sequence GTGACGAGTCGATATCGAACCGACGACGTCATCGTCGTGTATTTGATCGTGACCGCGTTTCTCGCCGCGGTCTACCGGGTGAATCTTCCCCAGTGGGAGATGGTCCTCCTGATTCACATAGTCGGAGCCTGCCTCCTCTACGGTTTGCGGTTTCTTCCCGAGCGGCTGCCCGTGGGAGTGCGATTCCTTCGCGATTGGTACCCGGTGATGATCTTCCCTCTTCTCTACAAAGAAGTCGAGCGATTCGCCTCGGTGGTCGGAAACTGGGGGCTGACGGATATCCTGGTGAACATCGAGGTCGCGACGTTTCGAGGCCATCCGAGCCTCTACCTGAGCGAAGCGCTGCCTTACATTCCACTCTCCGAGTATCTGCATTTCTGCTACTTCGCCTACTTGCTTCTCGTTCCCCTTGTGGGCGGCCGATGGTACTTCGGAGGACGGAAGCAAGCCTTCGACGAGCTGCTTTGGCTCGTTTCCGTAACGTTCGCGTCGAGTTATCTCTTCTACATCCTCTTTCCCGTCGATAGTCCTTTCTATCGTTTCGACCCGCTCGAGACGCCGCTCCGAGGCAGCTTCTTCTACGAGCTGGTCCATTTCGTCTCCGAGCGGGGTGGCGCGCGCGGGGGTGCCTTCCCGAGCTCGCACGTCTCCATCTCGACCGTCGTTCTGCTCGAGGCATTTCGCCATGAGCGCAGGCTGTTCGCCTGGCTGCTCCCAGTGTACTTGGGCCTAGTCACCGCCACGGTTTACGGGAGGTTCCACTATGCGGTGGACGTCCTCGGGGGGTGGCTGCTCGCGGCGGCGGTGGTCGGGCTGAGCGTCGCGATCCAACCCCGCCGCTCCGGGTCTTCGAGAGCTTGCCCTTGA
- a CDS encoding 5'-3' exonuclease H3TH domain-containing protein: MIRLKVHLVDGTYELFRAFYGAPKRTGASGHEVGAAAGLLRSFLFLLSGEDVTHVAVAFDHVIESFRNDLYPGYKTSEGVDPELLAQFDLAEDVSRALGLVTWPMVEFEADDAIATAALRFSQDHRVEQVVIASPDKDLTQCVRSDRIVCWDRMRSKVLDEEGVERKFGVRPRSIPDFLALVGDSADGLPGVFGWGKKSTSAVLTCYPHIEDIPENASTWKVKPRRAYDLAAELRHAAEAVRLYRRLATLRTDVSLTETLEDLQWVGAHRERLEPLGEEIGEQEALDRVSRWR; this comes from the coding sequence GTGATCCGCTTGAAAGTCCATCTCGTCGACGGGACCTACGAGCTCTTTCGCGCCTTTTATGGGGCACCGAAGCGCACCGGCGCGTCTGGCCACGAGGTCGGGGCCGCAGCGGGGCTCCTTCGAAGCTTTTTGTTCCTCCTCTCCGGTGAAGACGTTACCCATGTCGCCGTGGCGTTCGACCACGTCATCGAGTCGTTCCGCAATGACCTCTATCCTGGATACAAGACGAGCGAGGGCGTCGACCCGGAGCTACTCGCGCAGTTCGATCTCGCGGAAGACGTGAGCCGGGCCCTCGGACTCGTCACCTGGCCGATGGTCGAGTTCGAAGCCGACGACGCGATCGCCACCGCCGCTCTCCGCTTTTCGCAGGACCATCGTGTCGAGCAAGTGGTGATCGCCTCGCCGGACAAGGATCTCACTCAGTGCGTGCGTTCCGACCGCATCGTCTGTTGGGATCGCATGCGAAGCAAGGTGCTGGACGAAGAGGGAGTGGAGAGGAAATTCGGGGTGCGTCCTCGCTCGATACCCGATTTTCTCGCTCTGGTCGGCGATTCCGCCGACGGGCTTCCCGGCGTCTTCGGTTGGGGCAAGAAATCCACCTCGGCAGTGCTTACTTGCTATCCGCACATCGAGGACATTCCCGAAAACGCTTCGACCTGGAAGGTGAAGCCCCGGCGCGCCTACGATCTGGCCGCCGAGCTTCGACATGCCGCGGAGGCCGTGCGGCTCTATCGGCGGCTCGCCACCCTTCGAACGGACGTCTCGCTGACGGAGACGCTCGAGGATCTGCAGTGGGTTGGAGCCCACCGAGAGCGGCTCGAGCCGCTCGGCGAGGAGATCGGGGAGCAGGAGGCGCTCGACCGCGTGAGTCGATGGCGCTAG
- a CDS encoding arginase family protein yields MFLGIADDTQSSFLRGAAAAPDAIRRAYDGRCFNATTESGIDLSARVVDDGNLRPGDSWPASAREYERRVKEILQSGDTPFIAGGDHAVSVPALRAFEELGRPIHVVQIDAHPDLYREFEGNPDSHACVAARLLEMEHIATVTQVGIRTMNPEQREQQEAFSERLIVHEARRLEGTLPRLDHIPAGAAVYLTVDMDGFDPAYAPGVSHPVPGGLSSRQVLDLIQSGHWTLVGMDVVEVNPSRDVHQRTAILAARLLHEGMGYAAR; encoded by the coding sequence GTGTTTCTCGGGATCGCCGACGATACGCAGTCCTCGTTCCTCCGGGGGGCGGCGGCGGCGCCCGATGCCATCCGCCGCGCCTATGACGGGCGTTGCTTCAACGCCACGACGGAATCGGGGATCGACCTGTCCGCTCGGGTGGTAGATGACGGAAACCTCCGGCCGGGCGACTCGTGGCCGGCGAGCGCGCGCGAATACGAGCGGCGAGTGAAGGAGATCTTGCAAAGCGGCGACACCCCCTTCATCGCCGGTGGGGATCACGCGGTGAGCGTGCCCGCCCTTCGAGCCTTCGAAGAACTGGGACGTCCCATCCATGTGGTCCAGATCGACGCCCATCCGGACCTTTATCGCGAGTTCGAAGGAAATCCCGATTCACACGCCTGCGTGGCGGCGCGGTTACTGGAGATGGAGCACATCGCGACGGTAACGCAAGTGGGGATTCGCACCATGAACCCGGAGCAGCGCGAGCAGCAGGAGGCGTTCTCGGAACGTCTCATCGTCCACGAAGCTCGCCGGCTCGAGGGCACCCTGCCTCGTTTGGATCACATCCCGGCTGGCGCGGCTGTGTACCTGACCGTGGATATGGACGGCTTCGACCCGGCGTACGCCCCAGGTGTATCCCACCCGGTACCGGGGGGGCTCAGCTCGCGCCAGGTGCTGGATCTCATCCAGAGCGGTCACTGGACGCTCGTCGGGATGGATGTGGTCGAGGTCAACCCCTCGCGAGACGTCCATCAACGGACGGCGATCCTCGCGGCACGGCTGCTTCACGAGGGGATGGGCTACGCGGCTCGCTAG
- a CDS encoding zinc-ribbon domain-containing protein — translation MQTNCPRCSNRLVLDDAKVPTTPFMLKCPKCQGVVKLPGKGGAAKAPPTASPKPPVPPSASPTAAVSPSATTSTAPKGQRVDKVPPPADTTPATAAEAGSAGKALVALSGEQQAAMAAALGRLGFAVEQLDGGDDKPLRLQQGDFDLVAASRTTQSVGGGVCGMVQGVPPDVRRRLFLVLVGDEFQTGESTQAFSVLADLVLHTRDVAGAEGLVAKTLAERRRLYQTYWDTEDKRAEGKL, via the coding sequence GTGCAGACGAACTGTCCTCGCTGCTCCAATCGGCTGGTTCTCGATGACGCCAAGGTTCCCACAACGCCGTTCATGCTGAAGTGTCCCAAGTGTCAGGGCGTGGTCAAGCTTCCCGGCAAGGGCGGCGCGGCGAAAGCGCCGCCGACCGCGAGTCCCAAGCCTCCGGTTCCGCCCTCCGCCTCACCTACGGCTGCCGTTTCACCTTCGGCCACGACCTCGACGGCGCCCAAGGGCCAGAGGGTGGACAAAGTTCCGCCTCCGGCGGATACGACTCCGGCGACAGCGGCTGAAGCGGGCTCGGCCGGCAAGGCACTCGTCGCGCTTTCGGGCGAGCAGCAGGCTGCGATGGCAGCGGCGCTCGGTCGTCTCGGCTTTGCCGTCGAACAGCTCGATGGTGGAGACGACAAACCACTCCGCCTGCAGCAGGGAGATTTCGACCTGGTCGCGGCGAGCCGAACGACCCAATCGGTCGGTGGCGGTGTTTGCGGGATGGTTCAGGGGGTGCCGCCCGACGTGCGAAGGCGCCTGTTCCTCGTCCTGGTAGGGGACGAGTTCCAGACGGGAGAGAGCACTCAAGCGTTCTCGGTTCTCGCCGACTTGGTCCTGCACACCAGAGACGTTGCCGGGGCGGAAGGGCTCGTGGCGAAAACGCTCGCCGAACGACGCCGTCTCTACCAGACTTACTGGGACACCGAGGACAAGCGAGCCGAAGGAAAGCTCTGA
- a CDS encoding AAA family ATPase: MYIRYYGFSDKPFKLTQDLTYYYGPPVNVPLNELRYSIEERLGLATLVAAPGMGKTTLLRRLVASFNNRLQGVLLSDASLSGQPLLVQLSTALRLPLEKQPWQNLASFLRNEALRQRRVVLLIDEAQGLLGGHLDELRYLTNLEMRGSKLMEIILAGQPSLNRRLASSEFEALQQRVAVRASIKPLDLAHTGAYIQHRLRVAGAKNPGMFAADAVQIIHEKSSGVPRLINTICDRSLLVGFAHSLQDIAASVVEDAIADLQLATESDSAPSSTRAGSIEESLLLRIGAQLEVIEDKLDSMARGLARGGLDQSGDTENVRLRRWLESLHEDPSETGRDRVIEGARRPVRKS, translated from the coding sequence ATGTACATCCGCTACTACGGATTCAGCGACAAGCCTTTCAAGCTCACTCAGGATCTGACCTATTATTACGGACCGCCCGTCAATGTGCCCCTGAACGAGCTTCGCTATTCCATCGAAGAGCGACTCGGACTGGCCACGCTAGTGGCCGCACCGGGTATGGGTAAAACCACCCTCCTCCGAAGGCTCGTCGCCAGTTTCAACAATCGCCTGCAGGGGGTTCTGCTCTCCGACGCCTCGTTGAGCGGACAGCCGCTCCTGGTCCAGCTTTCGACCGCCTTGCGACTGCCCCTCGAGAAGCAGCCGTGGCAGAACTTGGCGAGTTTCTTGCGTAACGAAGCGCTGCGACAGAGAAGAGTCGTCCTTCTCATCGACGAGGCTCAAGGTTTACTGGGGGGCCACCTCGACGAGTTACGCTACCTGACCAATCTCGAGATGCGGGGCAGCAAGCTCATGGAGATCATTCTCGCGGGCCAGCCTTCCCTGAACCGAAGGCTGGCCTCGTCGGAGTTCGAGGCGTTACAGCAACGCGTCGCTGTCCGCGCTTCGATCAAACCGTTGGACCTGGCTCACACCGGAGCCTACATCCAGCATCGCCTCCGTGTCGCCGGAGCGAAGAACCCGGGGATGTTCGCGGCCGACGCCGTCCAAATCATTCACGAGAAGTCCTCTGGAGTCCCACGTCTGATCAACACGATCTGCGACCGCTCGTTACTCGTCGGTTTCGCCCATAGTCTCCAGGATATCGCCGCGAGCGTTGTCGAGGACGCGATCGCGGACCTGCAGCTCGCGACTGAAAGCGACTCGGCCCCGTCGAGTACCCGCGCGGGGTCGATTGAAGAGAGCCTCTTGCTACGCATCGGCGCTCAGCTCGAGGTGATCGAAGACAAGCTGGACTCCATGGCTCGGGGCCTCGCGCGAGGCGGTCTCGACCAATCGGGCGACACCGAGAACGTTCGCTTGCGACGGTGGTTGGAGAGCCTTCACGAAGACCCGTCCGAGACCGGACGCGACAGAGTCATCGAAGGCGCACGGCGACCCGTGCGCAAATCCTGA
- a CDS encoding DoxX family protein, with protein MAKDVALLVLRLSGFGLAFAHGWQKVAMLSSGNGDRFVAGVEAIGFPLPIVFAWAAALSELVGGLCIAFGIATRVAASFAAFTVFVASFFRHRLPQQILVWMGASSYPEDVIDGWGNPERAATYLLIFIALVLMGGGGFSLQRLIRGGKKRR; from the coding sequence ATGGCGAAAGACGTCGCTCTATTGGTTTTGCGCCTTTCCGGGTTCGGGCTCGCCTTCGCCCACGGCTGGCAGAAGGTCGCGATGCTGAGCTCGGGAAATGGCGATCGGTTCGTGGCCGGCGTCGAAGCGATCGGCTTTCCGCTGCCGATCGTATTCGCCTGGGCGGCGGCTCTGTCGGAGCTCGTCGGCGGACTCTGTATCGCATTCGGCATCGCCACCCGCGTCGCCGCGAGCTTCGCTGCCTTCACGGTGTTCGTGGCGTCGTTCTTCCGTCACCGATTGCCGCAGCAAATCCTCGTTTGGATGGGAGCGTCGAGCTACCCCGAGGACGTCATCGACGGTTGGGGGAATCCCGAGCGTGCTGCGACTTATTTGCTCATCTTCATCGCCCTGGTTCTGATGGGAGGAGGCGGATTCTCGCTGCAGCGTCTGATCCGAGGCGGCAAAAAGCGACGCTAG
- a CDS encoding PilT/PilU family type 4a pilus ATPase, with product MAYFDINPLLSNMLDAAPAISDLNLSVGKPPQVEVEGQLRGVPYAGIERLAPYQTELVAMRLLKGNRDLMAKLLRTGSVDLSYSLAQKTRFRVNVFLQRGSYSVVLRVIPNKIPTVEDLGLPSQLSEITRERNGIVLVTGPTGSGKSTTLAALINRMNQEKAIHIITIEDPIEYLYPSLKATINQRELGADTQSFALALRAALRQAPKVIMVGEMRDVETISTALEAAETGHLVLSTLHTIDASKTIDRLVGVFPKNDERQVRLRFSQCFKWIVSQRLIPKPGGGRMAVCEILRRTPRTSEYIRDGEQEGKTLLDAMQDGGLEGMQTFDSELKRLIDSGTLDLDQALSYATNPANLRLKLSMESGGGNGGSAATARTAGSEMDNLIER from the coding sequence ATGGCTTATTTCGACATAAACCCTCTGCTGTCGAACATGTTGGACGCCGCGCCAGCGATCTCCGACCTGAACTTGTCCGTGGGTAAGCCTCCCCAGGTCGAGGTCGAGGGCCAGCTCCGTGGCGTTCCCTACGCGGGTATCGAGCGGCTGGCTCCCTATCAGACCGAGCTGGTCGCGATGCGGCTCCTCAAGGGGAATCGAGATCTCATGGCGAAACTTCTGCGAACCGGCTCGGTCGATCTGTCCTATTCGCTGGCGCAGAAGACGCGTTTTCGGGTGAACGTCTTTCTCCAGCGCGGGTCGTATTCCGTGGTGCTGCGAGTCATTCCCAACAAGATCCCGACCGTCGAGGATCTGGGACTTCCGTCTCAACTGAGTGAGATTACTCGAGAGCGAAACGGGATCGTGCTCGTTACCGGTCCTACCGGATCGGGCAAATCGACGACGCTCGCGGCCCTGATCAATCGGATGAATCAGGAAAAGGCGATTCACATCATCACCATCGAGGACCCCATCGAGTATCTCTATCCGAGTCTGAAGGCCACGATCAATCAACGCGAGCTCGGGGCCGATACCCAGAGCTTTGCCCTCGCCCTTCGTGCCGCTCTGCGCCAGGCGCCCAAGGTCATCATGGTCGGCGAGATGCGCGACGTGGAGACCATCTCCACGGCGCTCGAAGCGGCCGAGACCGGCCACCTCGTTCTGTCCACGCTCCATACCATCGACGCCTCCAAGACCATCGACCGGTTGGTGGGGGTGTTTCCCAAGAACGACGAACGCCAGGTCCGGCTGCGCTTCTCCCAGTGCTTCAAGTGGATCGTGAGCCAACGTCTAATCCCGAAGCCGGGTGGCGGCCGGATGGCCGTTTGCGAGATATTGCGCCGAACGCCTCGAACCAGCGAGTACATCCGCGACGGCGAGCAGGAAGGCAAGACTCTGCTCGACGCGATGCAAGACGGAGGGCTCGAAGGCATGCAGACTTTCGATTCCGAGTTGAAGCGATTGATCGATTCGGGAACTCTCGACCTCGACCAAGCGCTCTCCTACGCCACCAACCCGGCCAACCTGAGGCTCAAGCTCTCGATGGAGTCGGGAGGGGGCAACGGCGGAAGCGCGGCGACAGCTCGTACCGCTGGCTCCGAGATGGACAACTTGATCGAGAGGTAA
- a CDS encoding alpha-hydroxy acid oxidase — translation MYRRELIRFLLASPIGAGAAAAGFNGQEYLIESPDEALSVFDFHELSKSKLSPAHYGYLATGVDDDLTLRANREAFARIQILARRLVDVSQVDLSIELFGTRWETPIVIAPVGSQRAFHPEGEVAVARAARQESHLQILSTMTTASVEEVTRARGGPVWYQLYPTASWKVTEALVRRAEAAGCPALVLTVDLPVISNRETAAKMARTDSRQCSTCHEEGPTYFRLRRKPMFDGLDLTGLTDLDAPALTWDFIPRLKRISSMKVLIKGIVTAADAKLAVESGADGVIVSNHGGRAEESGRATIDSLPEVVEAVGSRVPVLVDSGFRRGTDVFKALALGARAVCVGRPYIWGLASFGQPGVESVLAILRNELALAMRLAGTTSIEAITRDYVRVA, via the coding sequence ATGTACCGTCGTGAGCTCATACGCTTTCTTCTGGCGAGCCCAATCGGAGCCGGTGCCGCGGCAGCAGGGTTCAACGGCCAAGAATACCTCATCGAGTCGCCCGACGAGGCGCTCAGCGTCTTCGATTTCCACGAGCTCTCCAAGAGCAAGCTCTCCCCCGCTCACTACGGCTACCTCGCCACCGGGGTCGACGACGATTTGACCCTGAGAGCGAACCGCGAGGCCTTCGCCCGGATCCAGATCCTCGCACGGCGGCTCGTGGATGTGTCTCAGGTCGATCTGTCGATCGAGCTTTTCGGCACGCGCTGGGAAACGCCGATCGTGATCGCTCCCGTGGGAAGCCAGCGGGCCTTTCATCCCGAGGGCGAAGTGGCGGTCGCCCGGGCGGCGCGCCAAGAGTCCCACCTCCAGATCCTTTCGACGATGACGACGGCGTCGGTCGAAGAAGTGACCCGGGCGCGCGGTGGTCCGGTCTGGTATCAGCTCTATCCGACGGCAAGCTGGAAGGTCACCGAGGCACTCGTGAGACGCGCGGAGGCGGCGGGCTGCCCCGCTCTGGTCCTCACCGTGGATCTGCCTGTCATCAGCAATCGTGAGACGGCCGCGAAAATGGCGCGCACCGACTCCCGACAGTGCAGCACGTGCCACGAGGAGGGCCCGACTTACTTTCGACTTCGACGCAAGCCGATGTTCGATGGCCTCGATCTCACCGGCTTGACCGACCTCGATGCTCCCGCACTCACCTGGGACTTCATCCCTCGGCTGAAGCGGATCTCGAGCATGAAAGTGCTCATCAAGGGGATCGTCACCGCCGCCGATGCGAAGCTCGCCGTCGAGAGTGGAGCCGACGGGGTGATCGTATCGAACCACGGGGGACGTGCCGAAGAGAGCGGGCGGGCGACGATCGATTCGCTGCCCGAGGTCGTCGAGGCCGTCGGGTCGCGCGTCCCCGTGCTCGTCGACAGCGGCTTTCGCCGCGGAACGGATGTCTTCAAGGCGCTCGCCCTGGGTGCGAGGGCCGTGTGCGTCGGCCGTCCCTACATCTGGGGTCTTGCGTCCTTCGGCCAGCCGGGGGTCGAATCGGTTCTCGCCATCTTGCGGAACGAATTGGCCCTGGCGATGCGCCTCGCGGGCACCACTTCGATCGAAGCCATCACCCGCGACTATGTCAGGGTCGCTTGA
- a CDS encoding DUF4105 domain-containing protein — MTVDRARSILFAIALLAPGGASGESPRIDLYTMGPGDVLFSKFGHAALCVVASDLPAGGVCYNYGTSDFSRPIGLGWEVVRGRAEFWVSVSDLASTVLSFESDDRTIYRQALPLAPEAVAALAAALAEDASFEKRVYIYNHFLENCSTRPRDHIDAATGGALRRSRVDHAPTYRDYAVEGLGSFHAVLVPLTDLIMGRWADRRINAFEAMFIPEVLRRAVEIDLGAPAELLYERRGPIDRADPAGSRRVLWWLVVAFLVVHAAAGFLGQAGLARAIGALTLGGLGLFLLAAAAVSVLPELRFNELLLVFLPTDFYLLSTGANVRNYLYGRLVLLAAVALLAVAGVVIQPLWPFWSLAFGVIALRVRTRPR; from the coding sequence TTGACGGTCGATCGAGCTCGGTCGATTCTCTTCGCTATCGCGCTTCTCGCACCCGGGGGCGCCAGCGGCGAATCACCGCGTATCGACCTCTACACTATGGGGCCGGGCGACGTGCTCTTCTCCAAGTTCGGTCACGCCGCCTTGTGCGTCGTCGCCTCGGACCTTCCCGCTGGCGGCGTCTGCTACAACTACGGGACTTCGGACTTCTCCCGTCCCATCGGACTCGGCTGGGAAGTGGTTCGCGGGCGCGCGGAGTTCTGGGTCTCCGTCTCCGACCTCGCGAGCACCGTGCTCTCTTTCGAGAGCGACGACCGTACGATCTACCGGCAAGCGTTGCCGCTCGCCCCGGAGGCGGTCGCGGCGCTCGCCGCCGCGCTTGCCGAGGACGCTTCTTTCGAGAAGCGCGTATACATCTATAACCATTTCCTCGAGAACTGCTCGACGAGGCCCCGGGATCACATCGACGCCGCGACCGGAGGCGCTCTCCGACGCTCCCGAGTCGACCACGCACCGACGTACCGAGACTACGCCGTCGAGGGCCTGGGGAGCTTTCACGCTGTCCTCGTGCCATTGACCGACCTCATCATGGGGCGTTGGGCGGATCGGCGAATCAACGCGTTCGAGGCCATGTTCATTCCCGAAGTGCTGCGCCGGGCCGTCGAGATCGACCTGGGAGCGCCAGCCGAGCTCCTGTACGAGCGCCGAGGACCAATCGACCGGGCCGACCCAGCCGGCTCCCGTAGGGTACTCTGGTGGCTCGTCGTCGCTTTTCTCGTGGTTCACGCGGCCGCCGGTTTCCTCGGACAAGCAGGACTGGCGCGAGCGATAGGTGCGCTCACGCTCGGGGGGCTCGGGTTGTTTCTCTTGGCGGCTGCCGCAGTCTCGGTCCTGCCAGAGCTTCGATTCAACGAGCTGCTCCTCGTCTTTCTTCCGACCGACTTCTATCTGCTCTCGACGGGCGCCAACGTCCGTAACTATTTGTACGGCCGGCTCGTGCTCCTGGCCGCCGTTGCACTCCTGGCAGTGGCAGGAGTCGTGATCCAGCCGCTCTGGCCTTTCTGGAGCCTCGCTTTCGGGGTGATTGCACTGAGGGTGCGAACGAGACCCCGCTAG
- the paaZ gene encoding phenylacetic acid degradation bifunctional protein PaaZ produces the protein MITLRSYVRGEWEAGVGPPRLVRHAVTGETIAQASSEGIDLSAMLEYARTVGGPALRAMTFPERASILKEITGVLNQHLDELHAIAASYGATTKDARFDVEGGIGTLAFYASLGAKKLPNSCFLVDGDAVPLSRDGNFVGRHVFVPLEGAAVQINAYNFPSWGMLEKFAPAFLSGVPSIVKPATPSAWLAHRLVEILIDSRVVPEGTLQLVCGSVGDLLSHLTCQDIVCFTGSAATGAAIRSHPTIVKNAVRVNIEADSLNCILLGPDVTPGSTSYDYFLKEILSEMTVKAGQKCTAIRRVLVPEARASAVVDALKDSLAAIRVGDPGEEGVRMGPLVDADAVRSAREGISRLREEAEVVFGDPERSDFASQGGFFMEPVLLLCRDPLQAKAIHEVEVFGPVATVIGYDSVEQALELARRGNGSLVATIFSDDGAFVREATFALAPYHGRLMVMDARSAPESTGHGIVMPHLVHGGPGRAGGGEELGGLRSLHHYMQRVALQGDPERLEKLLASALLETQPTEKRS, from the coding sequence ATGATCACTCTGCGAAGCTACGTGCGTGGGGAATGGGAAGCGGGCGTCGGACCTCCACGCCTGGTTCGGCACGCGGTCACCGGAGAAACGATTGCACAGGCTTCGAGCGAAGGGATCGATCTCTCGGCCATGCTCGAGTATGCCCGGACCGTGGGCGGCCCTGCCCTTCGCGCGATGACTTTTCCCGAGCGCGCCTCGATCCTGAAGGAAATCACGGGCGTGCTCAACCAGCATCTCGACGAGCTGCACGCGATCGCGGCCAGTTACGGCGCGACGACGAAGGACGCCCGATTCGACGTGGAGGGTGGAATCGGCACGCTTGCTTTCTATGCAAGCCTGGGCGCCAAGAAGCTCCCCAATTCGTGCTTCCTGGTGGACGGTGACGCCGTGCCGCTCTCGCGGGACGGAAACTTCGTGGGCCGCCACGTCTTCGTGCCGCTCGAGGGCGCGGCGGTTCAGATCAACGCCTACAACTTTCCCTCCTGGGGCATGCTCGAGAAGTTTGCGCCCGCCTTCTTGTCGGGGGTCCCGAGCATCGTGAAGCCGGCGACTCCATCGGCCTGGCTCGCCCATCGATTGGTCGAGATCCTCATCGACTCCCGCGTCGTTCCCGAAGGCACGCTACAGCTCGTATGCGGCTCGGTAGGAGATCTGCTATCCCACCTCACCTGCCAGGACATCGTATGCTTCACCGGTTCTGCTGCGACCGGTGCCGCGATCCGTTCGCACCCGACCATCGTGAAAAACGCCGTGCGCGTCAATATCGAGGCGGATTCCTTGAACTGCATCCTGCTCGGACCCGACGTTACACCGGGCTCCACTTCGTACGATTACTTCCTGAAGGAAATCCTTTCCGAGATGACCGTCAAAGCGGGCCAGAAATGCACCGCCATAAGGCGGGTGCTCGTGCCCGAGGCGCGAGCGTCCGCGGTGGTCGACGCTCTCAAGGATAGCCTGGCGGCGATAAGAGTGGGTGACCCCGGAGAAGAGGGAGTTCGCATGGGCCCCCTCGTCGATGCCGACGCAGTTCGATCGGCACGCGAAGGCATCTCCCGTCTCCGAGAAGAAGCCGAAGTCGTGTTCGGTGACCCGGAAAGGAGCGACTTCGCGTCGCAGGGCGGATTCTTCATGGAGCCCGTGCTGCTGCTGTGTCGCGATCCTCTGCAAGCCAAGGCGATTCACGAAGTCGAGGTCTTTGGACCGGTGGCGACAGTAATCGGCTACGATAGCGTCGAACAGGCACTCGAGCTCGCTCGCCGGGGCAACGGAAGTCTCGTCGCAACGATTTTCAGCGACGATGGGGCATTCGTCCGCGAGGCCACGTTCGCTCTCGCCCCCTACCATGGGCGGCTCATGGTGATGGACGCGAGGTCGGCGCCCGAGTCCACGGGCCACGGCATCGTCATGCCGCACCTGGTCCACGGAGGGCCTGGCCGGGCCGGCGGGGGAGAAGAGCTCGGGGGACTACGAAGCCTCCATCATTACATGCAGCGGGTCGCGCTTCAGGGCGATCCCGAGCGGCTCGAGAAACTCCTCGCATCCGCGCTTTTGGAAACTCAACCTACCGAAAAAAGGAGTTGA